One stretch of Candidatus Nitrosotenuis cloacae DNA includes these proteins:
- a CDS encoding CopD family protein, with product MALEQALITWVHLICSAIWVGGSLFIAIVFAPILKTMTPSVQERLQIMIKVGRRFNKVAIPALLILIATGIWNSHQMLNRPEFLFSSSYGMMLLIKMFLVAALLGSFAVHVRIIRKEVEQQIMQNQLSDAQIVKLRKKIIIVGEITVVISVLIMLFAAILDAGL from the coding sequence TTGGCACTAGAGCAGGCACTCATTACTTGGGTTCATCTGATTTGTTCTGCTATTTGGGTTGGGGGCTCGCTATTCATCGCAATAGTCTTTGCACCAATTCTGAAAACAATGACTCCATCAGTGCAAGAGCGACTACAGATAATGATCAAGGTGGGTAGGCGATTCAACAAAGTCGCAATTCCTGCCTTGCTGATATTGATTGCAACTGGAATTTGGAATTCGCACCAAATGCTAAACAGGCCAGAGTTTTTGTTCTCATCAAGCTATGGAATGATGCTTTTAATCAAGATGTTTTTGGTAGCTGCTCTGCTAGGTTCATTTGCAGTACACGTTAGAATAATCAGAAAGGAAGTAGAACAACAAATAATGCAAAACCAGCTGTCTGATGCCCAGATTGTCAAGCTGCGAAAAAAGATCATAATTGTCGGAGAGATAACCGTAGTGATCTCGGTTTTGATTATGTTGTTTGCAGCAATACTAGATGCCGGCCTCTGA
- a CDS encoding tetrahydromethanopterin S-methyltransferase subunit A: MNLGELAGEVCKKIFPILEEKFAGNHTSKIAICTLSSIDLLKEISQSNMMEKIAIVGRLLSENKGIDELIRFVNYNPGLNTIIVCGKEVTGHRTGHALFCLHKYGTDQNNRIINSTSPDPVLTVSKKEIIQFQNQVKLIDKIGEMHLPNITSLIQ, translated from the coding sequence ATGAATCTTGGCGAGCTGGCAGGCGAGGTATGCAAAAAGATTTTTCCAATTCTTGAGGAAAAATTTGCAGGCAATCATACTAGTAAGATAGCAATTTGTACCTTATCCAGCATTGATCTGCTAAAAGAGATCTCACAATCAAACATGATGGAAAAAATTGCAATTGTTGGTCGATTATTATCAGAGAACAAGGGAATTGATGAGCTGATCAGATTTGTGAATTATAATCCAGGATTGAATACCATCATAGTGTGCGGAAAAGAAGTCACTGGCCATAGGACAGGCCATGCATTGTTTTGCCTGCACAAATATGGTACAGATCAAAACAATCGCATCATAAATTCAACCAGCCCGGATCCAGTCCTTACGGTATCAAAAAAAGAAATCATTCAATTTCAAAATCAAGTAAAGCTAATTGATAAGATTGGTGAGATGCATCTCCCAAATATCACATCACTAATTCAGTAG
- the bluB gene encoding 5,6-dimethylbenzimidazole synthase, with translation MSEFSSQEKSGLYKAIYTRRDVRSHFNSKPIPNDVLARILNAAHHAPSVGFSQPWNFVLIRNHSTKQKVKESFEQEKTRSSNQIDEPKKEKYLSLKLEGILESDVNVCITYDPTRFGPFVIGRSSIPETGIYSVCCAVQNLWLAARSEEIGVGWVSILSNDALKQVLGLPDHIVPVAYLCLGHVEEFAQKPDLETANWLPRLDLKDVIYFEKWGQTQSPSWDQIHELIQTNLDYAFIK, from the coding sequence ATGAGTGAATTCTCTAGCCAAGAAAAATCCGGACTCTACAAAGCAATCTACACAAGACGCGATGTGAGATCTCACTTTAACTCAAAGCCAATACCAAATGATGTTCTGGCAAGAATTCTAAATGCAGCTCACCATGCGCCGTCTGTTGGATTCTCTCAGCCATGGAATTTCGTTCTGATTCGCAATCATTCCACAAAACAAAAGGTCAAAGAATCATTTGAGCAAGAAAAGACTCGCTCCTCTAATCAAATAGATGAGCCAAAAAAAGAAAAATATCTTTCACTAAAGCTGGAAGGAATTTTGGAATCCGATGTCAATGTCTGCATTACATATGATCCAACAAGGTTTGGCCCCTTTGTGATTGGCCGATCCAGCATTCCAGAGACTGGAATCTATAGTGTTTGCTGTGCAGTACAAAATCTGTGGCTTGCGGCACGATCAGAGGAAATCGGAGTAGGTTGGGTCAGCATTCTATCAAATGATGCACTAAAGCAAGTGCTGGGACTGCCTGATCACATTGTTCCAGTGGCATATTTGTGTCTTGGACATGTGGAAGAGTTTGCACAAAAACCAGACCTAGAAACTGCCAACTGGCTTCCAAGACTGGATCTCAAGGATGTAATTTATTTTGAAAAGTGGGGCCAAACACAAAGCCCATCATGGGATCAAATCCATGAATTGATTCAGACAAATCTTGATTACGCTTTTATCAAGTGA
- a CDS encoding LEA type 2 family protein has product MAKKAAAVLIILVSLMVFGYTQYASATQINAKITQSKLLEKSDKGSLYNLELEFDNPSLLILSAGKTEFTIIANDKTLGGGELDPFTLPALGKTTTSGTWLRDQVSDSDNPEVKISGVTKYQLLFASIDVPFTYYPTYDQTREFIQDA; this is encoded by the coding sequence ATGGCAAAAAAGGCAGCTGCCGTACTAATCATACTAGTTAGCCTAATGGTATTTGGCTACACACAATACGCATCTGCAACACAGATCAACGCCAAGATAACTCAGAGCAAGCTGTTGGAAAAATCCGACAAGGGCTCCTTGTATAATTTAGAGCTGGAATTTGACAACCCATCATTATTGATTCTGAGTGCAGGAAAAACAGAATTTACAATTATAGCAAATGACAAGACACTTGGCGGCGGAGAGCTAGACCCATTTACTTTGCCGGCACTGGGAAAAACTACCACCAGTGGAACATGGCTCAGAGACCAAGTATCTGATTCGGACAATCCAGAAGTAAAGATCTCTGGCGTTACAAAATATCAGTTACTCTTTGCATCAATAGATGTGCCCTTTACGTATTACCCGACGTATGATCAGACTAGGGAATTTATACAAGACGCCTAA
- a CDS encoding PfkB family carbohydrate kinase, producing the protein MLTVFGSTALDTIRTPSKILKDVLGGAATFAGISASFFVDTGLIAVVGTDFPKKYHSILQKYLDLSGLSVQKGKTFRYDGSYDDTLSTRTTNKTELNVLGSFSPVVPEKYRKSQFVYLANNDPDQNTELIKEFDKVKFSMCDTIEFWINSKRKSVIKMIGSVDAVVINDEEAKLLTKEHNLIKCAKKMMDWGAKYVIIKKGEHGSLLFFEDVIFPSVAFSLEDIVDPTGAGDSFAGAMIGYLASKNTTSLSEIKKSVVYGNVLGSFAVEKYGLAGLLSTNKAKIQSRIKKYQSMIDF; encoded by the coding sequence TTGCTTACAGTATTTGGCTCAACAGCGCTAGACACCATACGCACACCTAGCAAAATTCTCAAGGATGTACTTGGTGGGGCAGCTACATTTGCAGGAATCTCTGCTAGCTTTTTTGTAGATACCGGCCTCATTGCAGTGGTTGGAACAGACTTTCCAAAAAAATATCATTCCATTTTACAAAAGTACCTAGACCTCTCCGGCCTGTCGGTCCAAAAAGGCAAGACATTTCGATATGATGGAAGCTATGACGACACACTATCCACTAGAACCACAAACAAGACTGAGCTCAATGTTTTAGGATCATTCAGCCCTGTCGTGCCTGAGAAATACAGAAAATCCCAGTTTGTGTATTTAGCCAATAATGATCCTGACCAAAATACTGAGCTAATCAAGGAATTTGACAAAGTGAAATTTTCAATGTGTGATACAATAGAATTTTGGATCAACTCTAAACGAAAATCCGTAATCAAGATGATTGGCTCAGTCGATGCCGTAGTCATTAATGATGAGGAAGCAAAGCTTCTCACCAAAGAGCACAATCTCATAAAGTGCGCAAAAAAAATGATGGACTGGGGTGCAAAATACGTCATAATAAAAAAAGGAGAACACGGCTCGCTGCTTTTCTTTGAGGACGTCATATTCCCATCCGTTGCATTTTCTCTGGAAGATATTGTAGATCCAACCGGTGCGGGTGATTCCTTTGCAGGCGCAATGATTGGATATTTGGCAAGCAAGAACACTACTAGTCTTTCCGAAATCAAAAAGTCCGTAGTATATGGAAATGTGCTAGGATCATTTGCAGTTGAAAAGTACGGACTAGCCGGACTATTATCAACCAACAAGGCAAAAATCCAAAGCAGGATCAAAAAATACCAATCAATGATAGACTTCTGA
- the rtcA gene encoding RNA 3'-terminal phosphate cyclase, translating into MDPLKIDGSHGEGGGQILRTALALSCITKRPIQIENIRHNRKVPGLRPSHLSTIKLLGKIYNAQMDGASVGSTSIRFAPGEIQDTKLVENVGTAGSISLILQAIIPAVFLAGKKLDLHITGGTDVPWSPTSNYTKHVLSDAYSRIGINYAVNIKKRGYYPKGGGQVELAIQPCQKITSITLSKRTTKNAKILCSHSDVDVSSNVDSMEKTLQQKGFSVESHITPEIALNSGASVLIWSSDSGSVTGSDELLDPKNKSEFGKIATNSFIGCDLGVDANLSDMIILPLAITKELSIFTVKEITKHLETNLYITSKITGCKYGVGKIDGGYEIRIQGSEAGI; encoded by the coding sequence ATGGATCCACTCAAAATCGACGGCTCTCATGGAGAGGGTGGAGGACAGATTCTCCGAACTGCACTCGCACTATCATGTATAACAAAGAGGCCAATTCAAATTGAAAACATTAGGCACAACCGCAAGGTTCCAGGCCTCAGACCATCACACCTCTCTACGATCAAGCTTCTTGGGAAAATTTACAATGCACAAATGGATGGTGCAAGCGTTGGCTCTACTAGCATAAGATTTGCTCCGGGCGAAATCCAAGACACAAAGCTGGTGGAAAATGTAGGAACTGCTGGAAGCATTTCACTAATCTTGCAAGCAATCATACCTGCAGTGTTTTTAGCTGGAAAAAAGCTAGACCTGCACATCACTGGCGGGACTGATGTTCCATGGAGTCCCACCTCTAACTATACAAAACATGTACTATCTGATGCATATTCCAGAATAGGAATCAATTATGCTGTGAACATCAAAAAGCGTGGCTATTATCCAAAGGGCGGAGGCCAAGTCGAGCTTGCAATACAGCCGTGCCAAAAGATCACATCAATAACACTATCAAAAAGAACAACAAAGAATGCAAAAATTCTCTGCTCTCATTCTGATGTGGATGTTTCCAGTAATGTTGATTCCATGGAAAAAACATTACAACAAAAAGGATTCTCTGTTGAATCACACATCACACCAGAGATTGCACTAAATTCTGGTGCATCTGTTTTGATTTGGAGCTCTGATTCCGGCTCTGTTACTGGATCAGACGAACTACTAGATCCCAAGAACAAATCCGAATTTGGCAAGATTGCAACAAACTCATTCATTGGGTGTGATCTTGGAGTAGATGCCAATCTGTCTGACATGATAATTCTGCCGCTTGCCATAACAAAGGAGCTATCAATATTCACAGTCAAAGAGATCACAAAGCATCTGGAGACCAACCTGTATATCACATCAAAGATAACTGGCTGCAAGTACGGTGTGGGCAAAATTGATGGTGGCTATGAGATACGAATTCAGGGCTCAGAGGCCGGCATCTAG
- a CDS encoding peptidylprolyl isomerase yields the protein MTKATIETNFGKIVFKLLPELAPEHVRNFVKLAQSGFYDGTLFHRVIPGFMIQGGDPNTKTPDKSKWGMGGPGYMIKAEFNTRSHLRGIVSMARAMDPNSAGSQFFVVTSDSTFLDRQYTVFGEVLEGMEAADQIVSQQRDRNDCPLQEVRMTKVTISE from the coding sequence TTGACCAAGGCAACAATTGAAACCAACTTTGGAAAAATTGTATTTAAATTGCTGCCAGAACTGGCACCTGAACATGTCCGTAACTTTGTCAAGCTAGCACAGTCTGGTTTCTATGATGGAACCTTATTCCATAGGGTAATCCCTGGATTCATGATTCAAGGAGGAGACCCAAACACAAAGACTCCAGACAAATCCAAGTGGGGAATGGGTGGTCCAGGATATATGATAAAAGCAGAGTTCAACACGCGCTCGCACCTACGGGGAATTGTTTCCATGGCACGAGCAATGGACCCAAACAGCGCAGGCTCACAGTTCTTTGTAGTTACTTCTGATAGCACATTTTTGGACAGGCAATACACCGTCTTTGGCGAGGTCCTAGAGGGAATGGAGGCGGCAGACCAGATAGTTAGCCAGCAAAGAGACAGAAACGATTGCCCTCTTCAAGAAGTAAGAATGACCAAGGTCACAATCTCTGAATAA
- a CDS encoding DegT/DnrJ/EryC1/StrS family aminotransferase yields the protein MKVPVNSPLVGKEEIAEVNAVLRAGALTSAANLGGKNVQEFEKLVCSFVKSKYAIAVNSGTAALQAALYALDIKSGDEVLLPSFTFVATANSVISVGAKPVFVDIRRDNYTMDSDDLKKKITKKSRAIIPVHLYGNVAYIDEISEIARKHHISIIEDAAQSMGSTYKGRQTGNLSELGCFSLYAAKVMTSGEGGVIVTSNKKLHEKLLMIRNHGMVHGYDTRILGLNLRLPELNAAIAKVQMKKLPGFLQKREKNAKILTELLSGANVTLPIPRKHEKVNWYLYTIASKIRDKISSELNANDIGATVYYGTPVHKTPYYNQKTKLPNTEWAAKSVLSLPVQPLVTRNNLETIARIINKMT from the coding sequence ATGAAGGTTCCAGTCAACTCACCTTTGGTTGGAAAAGAAGAGATTGCCGAAGTAAATGCTGTGTTACGTGCAGGTGCACTGACATCGGCTGCAAACCTTGGCGGAAAAAACGTGCAGGAATTTGAGAAACTGGTCTGCTCTTTTGTAAAATCAAAATATGCAATAGCGGTAAACTCTGGAACTGCTGCCTTGCAGGCCGCACTGTATGCGCTTGATATCAAATCAGGCGATGAGGTGCTGTTACCATCATTTACCTTTGTTGCCACCGCAAATTCTGTCATATCAGTTGGCGCAAAGCCGGTCTTTGTCGATATTAGACGCGATAATTACACCATGGATTCCGATGATCTCAAAAAGAAAATTACAAAAAAGTCGCGAGCCATCATACCGGTTCACCTGTATGGAAACGTTGCATATATCGATGAGATATCTGAAATTGCAAGAAAGCACCACATCTCCATAATAGAGGACGCTGCACAGTCAATGGGCTCTACCTACAAGGGAAGGCAAACTGGAAACCTATCAGAACTAGGATGTTTCAGTCTGTATGCTGCCAAGGTCATGACGTCTGGCGAGGGTGGAGTGATTGTTACATCAAATAAAAAACTGCACGAAAAGCTTCTGATGATCAGAAACCACGGAATGGTTCATGGATATGATACCAGGATATTAGGACTAAATCTCAGACTGCCGGAGCTAAACGCAGCAATTGCCAAGGTACAAATGAAAAAGCTTCCTGGATTTTTGCAAAAGCGAGAGAAAAACGCCAAAATACTAACAGAGTTGCTCTCTGGCGCAAATGTCACACTACCAATTCCAAGAAAACATGAAAAGGTAAACTGGTATCTATACACAATAGCAAGCAAAATTCGAGACAAGATATCTTCTGAGCTAAATGCAAACGATATTGGTGCTACCGTATACTATGGCACGCCGGTGCACAAGACTCCATATTATAACCAAAAAACAAAGCTGCCCAACACGGAATGGGCTGCAAAAAGCGTCCTGTCCTTGCCAGTCCAGCCACTAGTCACTAGGAATAATCTGGAGACTATTGCCAGAATCATAAATAAAATGACATGA
- a CDS encoding PEFG-CTERM sorting domain-containing protein yields the protein MKIILGILIASLFSSAAFAQEIQFGDPATQELSLKISENGDVHVIHEIQSSRNTQQVEFLSPDFENFTIINDEGDEPEYAESGGEKPGIVLFPTRDDVTMEYDVKGIIQNKGGLWIWDFVYLADSSFFLPDGVRLFYVNDSLVDLKDQEGFRCHGCQVMLQYELEPTIVTETIQWEDKKFDVKIITQQDISLKLDQPNKKLSFEVDEANQFVTLIIPQDLLWSPYEVLLNDKPIKKQERMGEDNLVWLHLKPNETGTIEIIGVSVVPEFPLAMILVLSVSMMVVVYTTRLNRR from the coding sequence ATGAAAATCATTCTGGGAATACTCATCGCGTCTTTATTTTCGTCTGCGGCATTTGCGCAAGAGATCCAGTTTGGCGATCCTGCCACACAGGAACTATCACTCAAAATATCAGAAAATGGCGACGTTCACGTAATTCATGAAATACAAAGCAGCAGAAACACCCAACAAGTCGAGTTTTTATCACCAGACTTTGAGAATTTTACCATCATAAATGACGAAGGAGACGAGCCAGAATACGCAGAATCAGGCGGCGAAAAGCCAGGAATTGTCTTGTTTCCAACACGAGACGATGTCACAATGGAATATGACGTAAAGGGAATCATACAAAACAAGGGCGGCCTCTGGATATGGGATTTTGTGTATTTAGCAGACAGCTCGTTTTTCCTTCCAGACGGTGTCAGATTGTTCTATGTCAATGACAGTTTGGTAGATCTCAAAGACCAAGAGGGCTTTAGGTGCCATGGGTGCCAAGTCATGTTGCAGTACGAGCTAGAACCAACCATAGTAACAGAGACGATCCAGTGGGAGGACAAAAAATTTGATGTCAAAATTATAACCCAGCAAGACATTTCACTAAAGCTTGATCAGCCAAACAAAAAGCTCAGCTTTGAGGTAGATGAGGCAAATCAGTTTGTCACACTGATAATTCCACAAGATCTACTGTGGAGTCCATATGAAGTGCTTCTAAACGACAAGCCAATCAAAAAGCAAGAGAGAATGGGTGAGGATAATCTGGTCTGGCTTCACCTAAAGCCAAACGAAACCGGAACAATAGAAATCATTGGGGTTTCTGTAGTGCCAGAGTTCCCGCTTGCAATGATTCTTGTTCTGAGCGTATCTATGATGGTTGTAGTCTATACAACTAGGCTCAATCGCCGCTAG
- a CDS encoding dUTPase, producing MDRLDEIFSLQKGLEGMMNLERYPKDAEGRVSALSTAIIHEAVELQRTTNWKWWKKPTPFNVEEAKEELIDIWHFVVQASLELKLTPDDILEEYKRKNEINRNRQKNGY from the coding sequence ATGGACAGACTAGACGAGATATTTTCATTGCAAAAAGGCCTTGAAGGCATGATGAATCTGGAGAGGTACCCAAAGGACGCAGAGGGACGAGTATCTGCACTATCTACTGCTATAATTCATGAGGCAGTGGAATTACAGCGAACAACAAACTGGAAATGGTGGAAAAAGCCAACGCCATTTAATGTAGAGGAAGCAAAAGAGGAACTTATCGATATTTGGCACTTTGTGGTGCAGGCATCACTGGAGCTAAAACTCACACCAGACGACATCTTGGAAGAATACAAAAGAAAAAACGAGATTAATAGAAACAGGCAAAAAAACGGCTACTGA
- a CDS encoding NADPH-dependent FMN reductase — protein sequence MKIVVISGSPRKTANTQTMMKFVFDYAKSKNPETKFINLSDGGIDYYRGPGENYSQTTTQAAQDIMDADVWLVGTPIYNSLFSSALKNLFEYVNYKNTAGKTAGLAILASGQIGFTDVQTILTQLMSYFRVITNPKAVFMTVDQIKDNAVIDEGTKARLKELVDETLLLASRPKQ from the coding sequence TTGAAAATAGTAGTAATCTCTGGCAGCCCAAGAAAAACAGCAAACACGCAAACAATGATGAAGTTTGTCTTTGATTATGCCAAATCAAAAAACCCAGAAACCAAATTCATCAATCTATCCGATGGCGGAATAGATTACTATCGAGGGCCTGGTGAGAATTATTCGCAGACTACTACACAGGCAGCCCAGGATATCATGGATGCAGATGTATGGTTGGTTGGAACGCCAATTTACAATTCGTTGTTCAGCTCTGCATTAAAGAACCTCTTTGAGTATGTCAACTACAAAAACACTGCAGGAAAGACAGCAGGACTCGCTATTTTGGCGTCAGGCCAAATAGGCTTTACTGATGTGCAGACAATATTGACACAACTGATGAGCTACTTCAGAGTCATAACAAACCCAAAAGCAGTCTTCATGACTGTTGATCAAATCAAGGACAATGCCGTAATAGATGAGGGCACCAAAGCAAGACTGAAAGAACTAGTTGATGAGACCCTACTTTTGGCTTCTAGACCAAAGCAGTAG